One genomic segment of Myxocyprinus asiaticus isolate MX2 ecotype Aquarium Trade chromosome 14, UBuf_Myxa_2, whole genome shotgun sequence includes these proteins:
- the LOC127452171 gene encoding zinc finger protein 239-like isoform X1, whose protein sequence is MNVVPSGIWKLIPRMNQSCGGIFEDLMEVNKVKENHYHHSHTEEKRRGDEKSATCPVYAKSFTRKESFSKHKRVHTAEKLHTCHQCGKSFTIKAKLRNHMRIHTGEKPYTCNQCGKRFIRKEHLMRHLRIHTGEKPYTCDQCGKSFNDKANLKSHMKVHTGEKPHTCHQCGKSFAHLNDLKKHQNIHSGVKNYVCFECVKTFTTVGELKQHQKSHTGEKPYKCSNCDKRFTRLESLKAHKRIYTGEKPYKCSHCDKRFTQRRSLKIHERIHTGEKPFKCSHCDKRFTQSSSLKSHERIHTGEKPYHCTSCGRSFIQISNLMVHMKRCHPKSLLNYVWSLLR, encoded by the exons atgaacgtggtaccttcaggcatttggaaattgatcccaaggatgaaccagtcttgtggaggtatttttgaag ACCTGATGGAAGTCAATAAAGTGAAGGAGAATCATTATCATCACTCACACactgaagagaagagaagaggagatgaAAAATCTGCTACCTGCCCTGTGTATGCAAAGAGTTTCACACGTAAAGAATCCTTTTCGAAACACAAAAGAGTTCACACTGCAGAGAAACTGCACAcatgtcatcagtgtggaaagagttttacaatTAAAGCGAAACTTCGGAATCACATGAGAATCCACACAGGAGAGAAACCGTACACATGTAATCAGTGTGGAAAGCGTTTCATACGAAAGGAACATCTTATGAGGCacttgagaattcacactggagagaagccgtacacatgtgatcagtgtggaaagagtttcaatgaTAAAGCAAACTTAAAGAGTCACATGAaggttcacactggagagaagccgcaCACTTGCCATCAGTgcggaaagagttttgcacatcTGAACGATTTAAAAAAGCACCAGAATATACACAGCGGTGTGAAAAATTATGTGTGCTTTGAGTGTGTGAAGACTTTTACTACAGTCGGCGAATTGAAACAGCACCAAAAAagtcacactggagaaaaaccttacaagtgttcaaaCTGTGACAAGAGATTCACTCGGTTAGAATCCCTTAAAGCACATAAGAGAATCtacactggagaaaaaccttacaagtgttcacactgtgacaAAAGATTCACTCAGAGAAGATCCCTGAAAATACAtgagagaattcacactggagagaaacctttcaagtgttcacactgtgacaAGAGATTTACTCAGTCATCAAGTCTGAAATCACATGAGAGGATCCACACCGGAGAGAAGCcataccactgcacttcatgtgggagGAGTTTCATCCAAATTAGTAATCTAATGGTTCATATGAAAAGGTGTCATCCAAAGTCTTTGT tgaactatgtgtggagtttactacgataa
- the LOC127452171 gene encoding gastrula zinc finger protein XlCGF7.1-like isoform X2: MEVNKVKENHYHHSHTEEKRRGDEKSATCPVYAKSFTRKESFSKHKRVHTAEKLHTCHQCGKSFTIKAKLRNHMRIHTGEKPYTCNQCGKRFIRKEHLMRHLRIHTGEKPYTCDQCGKSFNDKANLKSHMKVHTGEKPHTCHQCGKSFAHLNDLKKHQNIHSGVKNYVCFECVKTFTTVGELKQHQKSHTGEKPYKCSNCDKRFTRLESLKAHKRIYTGEKPYKCSHCDKRFTQRRSLKIHERIHTGEKPFKCSHCDKRFTQSSSLKSHERIHTGEKPYHCTSCGRSFIQISNLMVHMKRCHPKSLLNYVWSLLR; encoded by the exons ATGGAAGTCAATAAAGTGAAGGAGAATCATTATCATCACTCACACactgaagagaagagaagaggagatgaAAAATCTGCTACCTGCCCTGTGTATGCAAAGAGTTTCACACGTAAAGAATCCTTTTCGAAACACAAAAGAGTTCACACTGCAGAGAAACTGCACAcatgtcatcagtgtggaaagagttttacaatTAAAGCGAAACTTCGGAATCACATGAGAATCCACACAGGAGAGAAACCGTACACATGTAATCAGTGTGGAAAGCGTTTCATACGAAAGGAACATCTTATGAGGCacttgagaattcacactggagagaagccgtacacatgtgatcagtgtggaaagagtttcaatgaTAAAGCAAACTTAAAGAGTCACATGAaggttcacactggagagaagccgcaCACTTGCCATCAGTgcggaaagagttttgcacatcTGAACGATTTAAAAAAGCACCAGAATATACACAGCGGTGTGAAAAATTATGTGTGCTTTGAGTGTGTGAAGACTTTTACTACAGTCGGCGAATTGAAACAGCACCAAAAAagtcacactggagaaaaaccttacaagtgttcaaaCTGTGACAAGAGATTCACTCGGTTAGAATCCCTTAAAGCACATAAGAGAATCtacactggagaaaaaccttacaagtgttcacactgtgacaAAAGATTCACTCAGAGAAGATCCCTGAAAATACAtgagagaattcacactggagagaaacctttcaagtgttcacactgtgacaAGAGATTTACTCAGTCATCAAGTCTGAAATCACATGAGAGGATCCACACCGGAGAGAAGCcataccactgcacttcatgtgggagGAGTTTCATCCAAATTAGTAATCTAATGGTTCATATGAAAAGGTGTCATCCAAAGTCTTTGT tgaactatgtgtggagtttactacgataa
- the LOC127452178 gene encoding gastrula zinc finger protein XlCGF49.1-like, which translates to MFIKEESEDMGYPEACRIKTEHTEEQTDLMEMKKENQELIEEKEGSQELKKENQELIEEKERQELNEMEEQQNPDQFITGENSQTGKNSSVNRTQAKNNFTCHQCGKSFTQKVNLKRHTIIHSGEKHYTCPQCGKCFLLKRTLEVHTRIHTGVKPYTCNQCGKSFSLSHNLKRHERVHTGEKPYHCSSCGISFCQLRSLRNHRNGHCQELL; encoded by the exons AtgtttattaaagaggagagtgaagataTGGGTTATCCAGAAGCATGCAGAATTAAAACAGAACACACTGAGGAACAAACAG acttaatggaaatgaaaaaagaaaatcaagaaCTGATAGAAGAGAAAGAAGGAAGTCaagaactgaaaaaagaaaatcaagaaCTGAtagaagagaaagaaagacaagAACTGAATGAAATGGAGGAACAACAGAATCCTGATCAGTTCATAACTGGAGAAAATTCACAGACTGGGAAGAATTCTTCAGTAAACAGAACTCAAGCCAAAAATaatttcacatgccatcagtgtggaaagagtttcacacagaaAGTAAATCTTAAGAGACACACAATAATTCACAGTGGAGAAAAACATtacacatgccctcagtgtggaaagtgtTTTCTGCTTAAAAGAACCCTTGAAGTTCACacgagaattcacactggagtgaagccttacacatgcaatcaatgtggaaagagtttcagtttGTCACACAACTTAAAACGacatgagagagtgcatactggagagaagccataccacTGCTCTTCATGTGGGATAAGTTTCTGTCAATTAAGGTCTTTAAGAAATCATAGAAATGGGCATTGCCAAGAGTTGTTGTAG